A genome region from Desertifilum tharense IPPAS B-1220 includes the following:
- a CDS encoding class I SAM-dependent methyltransferase — MSDSLTKLAYQTFQQGKSYFGVAHKTLSTQLTQWVAPQSRPERQIHSISPQQLLILQQKLNAILEVDWQDAQNGVYPASILFDNPWEDFFRYYPEVWLDLPAIWNRTQNKKYQDFSSSIDTEGYPSYYLQNFHHQTDGYLSDRSANLYDIQVEILFNGSADAMRRRILAPLKQHLSTFSNPKATRVLDVACGTGRTLRFLRATLPQAQLYGTDLSPAYLRKANHLLSELPGELPQLVQANAEALPYLDSYFHGITSVFLFHELPAQARQQVIEECFRVLQPGGMFIICDSIQLSDSPEFKLMMENFSTMFHEPYYRHYITDDLIERLKTAGFQNIEQQVHFMSKYWIARKPQ, encoded by the coding sequence ATGTCTGATTCTTTAACCAAGCTGGCTTATCAGACGTTTCAGCAAGGAAAGAGTTATTTCGGTGTGGCTCATAAAACGCTGAGTACGCAATTAACCCAGTGGGTTGCCCCTCAATCGCGCCCGGAACGTCAAATCCATTCCATTTCGCCGCAGCAACTGCTCATTCTTCAGCAAAAGCTCAACGCCATCCTCGAAGTAGACTGGCAAGACGCCCAGAACGGGGTTTATCCGGCTAGCATCCTGTTTGATAACCCGTGGGAAGACTTTTTCCGCTACTATCCCGAAGTGTGGCTTGATTTACCTGCAATCTGGAATCGCACCCAAAACAAGAAATACCAAGATTTCTCGTCCAGTATCGATACCGAAGGCTACCCCAGCTATTACCTGCAAAACTTCCACCATCAAACCGACGGCTATTTGAGCGATCGCTCTGCCAACCTGTACGATATACAAGTGGAAATCCTGTTTAACGGCAGCGCAGACGCCATGAGACGGCGAATCCTAGCCCCGTTGAAACAGCACCTCTCCACCTTCTCCAACCCCAAAGCCACCCGCGTTTTAGATGTCGCCTGCGGGACTGGGCGCACCCTCAGATTCCTACGGGCAACCTTACCCCAAGCCCAACTTTACGGAACCGACCTTTCACCCGCGTACCTCCGCAAAGCCAACCACCTCCTGTCGGAACTTCCCGGAGAACTGCCGCAACTGGTGCAAGCCAATGCAGAAGCGCTTCCCTATCTCGATAGTTACTTCCACGGCATCACCAGCGTTTTCTTATTCCACGAACTCCCCGCACAGGCACGCCAACAAGTCATTGAAGAATGCTTCCGCGTTCTTCAACCCGGCGGAATGTTTATCATTTGCGATTCCATTCAACTGAGCGATTCGCCTGAATTCAAGTTGATGATGGAAAACTTTTCCACGATGTTTCACGAACCCTACTATCGCCATTACATCACAGACGATCTCATCGAGCGACTCAAAACTGCGGGTTTCCAAAATATTGAACAGCAAGTTCACTTCATGAG